From a single Capsicum annuum cultivar UCD-10X-F1 chromosome 12, UCD10Xv1.1, whole genome shotgun sequence genomic region:
- the LOC107849894 gene encoding uncharacterized protein LOC107849894 produces the protein MKVGPPSTAPFPEVNGVNFCPAPFQKVNAANFCPTWRERSSNPSRGRGRGHGRYFNLSYRLAIYNNLQHQQYKKKGGAPEVSPRSNSDNKCHRCGGKRHWAHTCCTPKHLVKLYQASLKKAENDIETNFLLEDNIEPMDLDVSDFVIVPEEQVNHPVGDTNNII, from the coding sequence atgaaagtcgGCCCTCCTAGTACTGCTCCATTCCCAGAAGTGAATGGTGTAAATTTTTGCCCTGCTCCATTCCAAAAAGTGAATGCTGCAAATTTTTGCCCAACTTGGCGTGAAAGAAGTTCTAACCCCAGTCGTGGTCGAGGTCGTGGTCATGGAAGATATTTTAATCTAAGTTATCGACTTGCAATATATAATAACCTTCAGCACCAACAGTACAAAAAGAAGGGAGGAGCTCCTGAAGTATCCCCAAGGTCGAACTCTGATAATAAATGTCATCGATGTGGAGGAAAGAGACACTGGGCGCATACTTGTTGTACGCCTAAGCATCTGGTAAAACTTTATCAGGCGTCCCTTAAGAAAGCAGAAAATGATATTGAAACAAACTTCCTCCTTGAAGATAATATTGAGCCCATGGACTTGGATGTTTCAGATTTTGTTATAGTTCCTGAAGAACAAGTAAATCACCCTGTAGgtgatactaataatataatctGA